ACCAAGAGAAGGATCACCGCTGTCAACTCAATCTGCCGCACCGCACGCGGTTCGACCTTGGCCGGGGTCAGCAATTCGGTGAAAACATCCAACCGGGAGCGATCCACCGGATAGGTGATCAGCGTTTCATCCCGAAAATCTTCGGCGATAACATGATCACGAGCAGCCAGAGCATGCTGGCTTGAGGCTACGAACAATGGCTCGTAGTCAAAAAGCGGTTGAAAAACAATGCCATCCAACGTTTCAGGATCAGAAGAGACCACAAGATCGACCTCTTCCTTTTGCAGAGCGGGCAACGCGTCAAAGGCAAGCCCGGGCCGGATATCAATATCGACGTCTGCCCAGGTCTGACGAAACCGCTCCAGCACGGGGAAAAGCCACTCAAAACAGGCATGGCACTCAATGGCGATATGCAGCCGCCCTGCACTGCCTTGCCTTAACCCCGAGAATTCCGCCTCCAGCGCTTCAACCT
This DNA window, taken from Roseovarius sp. S88, encodes the following:
- a CDS encoding LysR family transcriptional regulator, whose amino-acid sequence is MHIDFRHLRTIRAIHQAGGLARAADLLHITQSALSHQIKGLEDQAGVELFVRRSKPLKLSAAGLRLLRVAEKVLPEVEALEAEFSGLRQGSAGRLHIAIECHACFEWLFPVLERFRQTWADVDIDIRPGLAFDALPALQKEEVDLVVSSDPETLDGIVFQPLFDYEPLFVASSQHALAARDHVIAEDFRDETLITYPVDRSRLDVFTELLTPAKVEPRAVRQIELTAVILLLVASNRGVAVLPDWVLREQRSSTEYVTRKLTPKGVTKRLYAAVREYDTDKPFMAHLIRLAREIPLHLQKPVELT